A region from the Oncorhynchus gorbuscha isolate QuinsamMale2020 ecotype Even-year unplaced genomic scaffold, OgorEven_v1.0 Un_scaffold_512, whole genome shotgun sequence genome encodes:
- the LOC124018446 gene encoding ORC ubiquitin ligase 1-like, whose amino-acid sequence MANNFQNVTLSLTLPISCQICLGKVRQPVICANNHVFCSGCMDIWLKKASQCPSCRVPITSENPCREIIGGTNESESNESYSVKKHLRKTRGELLLREYEDEVEGLLKETEELRNKNQILESQLKTVLDPCTVTASRREDRGLDPGVVEEWSNKLRAATDDYRRIKLDVEKLKEANKMLRRQTIDLVQENVRLKAEVASRSPQKFGRYTVAALEAKIHQYERDLDHLKKALERSDQYIEELEARGGGVAERLPRNPREASQGHTDARPESTSSGEGEAETRVHYQRISATTRSLSDMEKASVCSGLEGESKTLSAHHNYLLTTSNAVQLDAVGSDTFRDHRRGFGVTLLGHKDSIDTDRIDAIVPSDLFLLSTPSSAFRSLSLKSPSVGEDKKLGYKAVTHLRRLRFEDSVTPSSSSSVSTVATKRSNHTAQLSNGVSSCNAAEPGLSTTAEPLFWAAAWQSRKASDMTSVTSVTSPNHNGEEEEEERRQLNTSSGSGHGERNQTAGVTTSRDLTDDEAFMDEAFMDEAFMDEAFMDVAYLDKISELDSMMLEGPESCGSAGSHLSLASSLTSADTPDLTLDLRLDVTLVPEVEGCSELFLDPDSEQDRGGQTEAEDFDLACRIKGTSSSPVTVSETRAASLAPTSTTTTSTTTTATRSGSSSGRDAGNGDHSLLDRTGPAREQGHLSDPSQTDELSFDLLFDPLTETRTGPGGPSAWQASANHHHDISSDCCSAHRPGGDALIVSVCIP is encoded by the exons atggcTAACAACTTTCAAAACGTGACTCTTTCTCTAACTTTACCCATATCATGCCAGATCTGCCTTGGAAAG GTCCGCCAGCCCGTCATCTGTGCCAATAACCACGTGTTCTGTTCTGGCTGCATGGACATCTGGCTGAAGAAGGCTAGTCAATGTCCTTCATGCCGAGTTCCCATCACCTCGGAGAACCCGTGCAGAGAAATTATAG gggGGACAAATGAGAGCGAGTCCAACGAGAGCTATTCTGTGAAGAAACACCTCCGAAAGACCAGGGGAGAGCTTTTGTTGAGGGAATATGAA GATGAAGTGGAAGGTCTCCTCAAAGAGACTGAAGAGCTGAGGAACAAGAACCAGATCCTGGAGTCCCAGCTGAAGACGGTACTAGATCCCTGTACTGTAACAGCCAGCCGGAGAGAAGACCGGGGTCTAGACCCCGGTGTTGTGGAAGAGTGGAGCAACAAGCTGAGAGCGGCTACAGATGACTACAGGCGGATCAAACTGGATGTGGAGAAACTAAAAGAG GCTAACAAGATGCTGCGTCGTCAGACTATTGACCTGGTCCAGGAGAACGTGAGGTTGAAAGCGGAGGTTGCCAGTAGATCTCCTCAGAA GTTTGGCCGGTACACGGTAGCAGCTTTGGAAGCTAAGATCCATCAGTACGAAAGAGATTTGGACCACCTGAAGAAAGCTCTGGAACGCAGCGACCAGTACATAGAAGAACTGGAGGCTCGGGGTGGAGGGGTCGCGGAGAGGCTCCCGAGAAACCCGAGAGAGGCGTCCCAGGGCCACACCGATGCCCGTCCAGAGAGCACCTCCTCTGGGGAAGGTGAAGCCGAGACCAGGGTCCACTATCAGAGGATCAGTGCCACAACGAGGAGTCTGAGTGACATGGAGAAGGCCTCCGTCTGCTCCGGTCTGGAGGGAGAATCCAAGACGTTGTCCGCTCACCACAACTACCTCCTGACGACCTCTAACGCCGTGCAGCTCGACGCCGTCGGCTCCGACACGTTCCGGGACCACCGGAGAGGTTTCGGCGTGACCCTCCTCGGACACAAAGACTCTATAGATACCGATAGGATTGACGCCATCGTTCCCTCTGACCTCTTCCtgctctccactccctcctccgcCTTCCGCTCTCTCAGTCTGAAGAGTCCCAGTGttggtgaagacaagaagcttggTTATAAGGCTGTGACCCATCTGAGGAGACTCCGTTTTGAGGACAGTGTAACacccagcagtagcagcagcgtctCCACCGTAGCAACTAAACGGTCCAATCACACTGCTCAGTTGTCCAACGGTGTGTCTTCCTGCAACGCAGCCGAGCCGGGACTCTCCACTACCGCCGAGCCGTTGTTCTGGGCTGCAGCCTGGCAGAGCCGCAAGGCTTCTGATATGACCTCCGTGACCTCTGTGACGTCACCCAATCAcaacggagaggaggaggaggaggagaggaggcagctcAACACGTCTTCGGGGTCGGGGCACGGCGAGAGAAACCAAACAGCGGGAGTCACCACGTCCCGCGATCTGACAGACGACGAAGCCTTCATGGACGAAGCCTTCATGGACGAAGCCTTCATGGACGAAGCCTTCATGGACGTAGCCTATCTGGATAAGATCTCTGAGCTGGACTCTATGATGCTGGAGGGGCCAGAGAGCTGCGGCTCGGCAGGGTCGCACCTGTCCCTGGCTTCCTCCCTGACTTCTGCCGACACACCGGACTTGACCCTTGACCTCAGACTGGATGTGACCCTGGTACCTGAGGTGGAGGGCTGCTCTGAACTCTTCCTGGATCCTGACTCTGAGCAGGACCGAGGTGGACAGACCGAGGCGGAGGATTTCGACTTGGCGTGTCGGATAAAGGGAACCTCTTCGTCTCCGGTCACAGTGTCAGAGACTCGGGCAGCTTCTCTAGCGCCCACATCTACGACGACGACGTCTACGACGACGACGGCAACCAGGTCTGGATCCTCCTCTGGGAGAGACGCTGGCAACGGGGACCACAGTCTTCTAGACCGTACGGGGCCCGCTAGAGAACAGGGACACCTCTCTGACCCGTCTCAGACCGATGAACTGTCCTTCGACCTGCTGTTTGACCCCTTAACAGAGACCCGGACGGGACCAGGAGGGCCGTCGGCCTGGCAGGCCTCAGCCAACCACCACCACGACATCTCGTCTGACTGCTGCTCGGCACATAGACCTGGTGGAGACGCT